The Athalia rosae chromosome 4, iyAthRosa1.1, whole genome shotgun sequence DNA segment CtaatttgtacatatgtagatTTTGCGGTTACATAAAATtctaagaaaaaatcaatactTTGGGGTAGGTCGCTAAGTGGTGAAAGGTAGTCTTACGACCCTGTTCACAGATCGCACGATTAATTCAATTATAGATAcaaaaaaggggggaagagGGTTAAAAAGTACCGACAAATCGTCTCGCACTATTCATCTTTGGACGAAGAACaggaaaaacaaatattcaCACAGCATCACCTATAATaagccataaattatgtttgcaTTTTGGACGTGCCGACGCCTGAGCACGCGTCACTATACATCTCGCCGAAAATATAAATCGCATATTTAACGGTAAAGATGAACAGACGCTCGGGGCTGCAAGAATTGCGCGGTCGTTGTGGGTTGTGagtttagaatttttaattttcagtaGAAAAAATCCCAGTCTTTGATCCGAATTTTCGCGATGTCTGAGGCTAGAAATTGAATAGGTTTCATTCATAATATTCGAGCTTTTGGTTCCCCTGGTATTGGGACTCCGAAAACGGAAATTCGTCGACTAAATTACATGGTGAATAAAACCCATGGAgaaaacttgattttttttacttttcagagccataaattggcgataactcaatcaattttttagatcgatcaatttggcttttggACTCGGATtcttggggtcaaaatacgtaagaatagcatataaaatccgattaaaaaaaatatcgattttttacccaaaaatcgacaaaattccaaggggtacccctttggattttttcaatttttgagtcaagaatgaagtatttttaaaatcgattgaatgacactttttttacgtattttgacctcaggaacacgaatccgttggtcaaattgagctacgaatttttcccatcgagctatccgtgatttttcactttttggatcgataaattgaggataactcgatcaaatttatagatagatcaatttcgtTACCGAATTCAGGCAATTTCTCATAATATATAAGCGAAAAGTTCGAATTCGAATGAGAATGAGTAAAGCTAAAGTGCAGCACTCGCATGCAGTGCTAATTATTaaacttataaaaaattactctTTGCTGTCCGAAAAATATCGTTCACACGCTGTGATGCCTATCTTTATCGTAAGGTAATttctactaacaataagaaactGTTCAGATGCGCTGATGGTTTCCCATCTTTTCTAGAATCATTTAAATTCGATTTCAAGAAGAGTACAAAAACAATACGCTTGTGTCTGTATCAAGAGCTAGCCGGCTTAGGAGGGTTGTAACTCAATATAAAGGGTTCCGTAACTTCGTATATATGCAAATTATTCGCTTATCGTTGGTCCGTTGGTGGTGCTTGTCACGTCCACCCTTATTACTAGAAATagctttttcttctcgactACATTTTCCTCCCTTTGCATCAGGGATGTAACTAATGAGGTTTGCTGGTTGGAAATTTACGATTAAAGTCAAACGGCGAGCGCTGGATTCTCCAGACGTTTGCATAATTTCGTCGTCGGActgaattaaatattttttgcgtaccacaatcggaaaaaatttctgtattgattattttctcacgAGTTCAAGTTATGtcggaaaaattctcgacAGGATTAATAATTGGCCGGTGGAAAAAGTGCGTGCCACATGAAATCATTAATGTAATTACAGCATCGCCATCAAATATAACAATACGCAAAAACATTACCTTCGTTTGACCTGAGCGACGGGTTGCTGGGGCATTTGGGTGGCTTGGACAGGAGCCACAGTTGACAATGGTACAGCAGAAGCTGTGTCTGGAGCGCACGTTGATGAAACTTGTTGAGAACTGCCGTCAGATCTTTTACGACGATCATCACCGACGCTGTAATATCGAGGGTATGGAGGAACGTCCCAAGTTTTCATGTTGTCTAATTCCAGCCAGTTACGAGCGTTATCATCGAGCTGATTGTCTAATATTTTCCCGTATCTGTACATAAACACATGAGATACAGAATAAACGGACAACGTTGATGGCGTTATCATTGCGAATTGTGTTGCAGCAGAGAATgcagagaaatataaaatcgaTTATACTATGATTATACTCACTGATAACCCTTGTAATAAGATGCAGGTAAATGAGTATCATCATAGCTATCGTGTAATGCCGCGCCTCCTCCAATAGCGACGGGTTTTGTACGGCTGAATTTTTCCGTTGCTGATGGAAAAGcacttttcaattcttctaGTCCAGAAGAGCCAATTGTTCCTGAACGTTATGATACAATAATTTgtttgagtattttttttttttttttttataatcaagGCAGCCGTCAAGCgcagaaaattgaattcttctAATGTAtacaatgacgataataacaataaaaataataatttacgttTTTCCGCTGTTGGGGAGAATAGCCCaggttttatattttcagccTGACGATTTTGCTGATTTCCAAACATTAGCAGCTCTTGGGCACGTTTCGCtaaaattttttatgttttttgttattctaatGGAATGGGTGTTATATCTCGCGATCTGAAGTCTTCACGCTCTATAAAGCCCGTAACGGTATAGAATGTCACGTACCCTTAGGACGTAAAACTTGATCAGCTCGTTGAACATCCTGCATCAATGTCGTAGACAATGCATCGACCATCATTGCTGATAGGCAAACGGCTATGATGCCAAACCACGCCGAAACCAtctattgaaataaaaaattataaaacaaaaataaaacatctgTTTTtcatatgaatatttttcctttgCCACCATAGAAACATGgttcgaaatatttcacgcAGAGTTAACCGTATGCTACGATAGCTGCGTATGCCGCGAGTCAATGAAGTTTAGAGATAGATGCTGAGTGATGAAGTGGAAAATTGATTGGATGCCTGTAATAGGGTTTGTGCAAGTTATAGATCAAGGTATTTTGTAGGCGTTAGTTTGGTAACAGAAAATATCAACGTATAGTGGGACAGGACAAAGCTCGtttaaatattaattagcCAAGGTAGATTGTTGCCAAGTTAACGACGCAAATTGTAAACCGTGCGTTCTATCTCTCAGGATTTATTATACTCGCGAACAACTCACGCCCTTGTCGTCGCCCGTGACTCTTATTTCATTCCTCctacattattatcattgcaagtaataaaatgaaaaggaaacgaCCCCCCCGATTAAAAACCAATTTCGCTCATCGTTTCTCTGCACTTCGCGATATGCCACGTAACTTTTTACGAGGATACTTTACTCGAGTGAGAACATACACCTCATCAGATACAAGTTTTCGAATATAATACGCCAAGTGGAGAACGTCTAGCAGTTTGTGCGGAACACATCCGCAGTAGTAACAGCGTAGTTGGGTCAGCCTTAAGCGAATACCCGAGCAATTCTATTGACGCGCATTTAAAGAGTGAATCGTGTTTGCTTTCATCCTCGATCaagttattttctttcattcgaatttatGTATTATCATATTAATAAAATTCGTAATCCTCGGTGATAACTCGGTGTAAAGAactgtataattataacttgaaattcaatttctctcaTGCGTTATCGATATTGCGTGTGAGATAATATAGatggatgaaaaaggaaatttcaaTGCGTGTGCCTAGCAAATATGTACGCGGATACGTGATATCAAATACATACCTGTGTACCTActcatatataatatgtattgaAATGCCTCTAATCTGGAGATATGCTTTTAGATTTATAAAAAACATGCTAGGTCGGttgtataaaaacaaaattgatcgataagCCGCGATGCGACGTACGGTACGCGGTTTTACCTGTTTAGTCGGAATTACGCAGCTAAAAAACGCACGAAACTTATAGAATATAccaattgtataaatatacgatcTGCAGTTTCATCCCTAGgacaaattgaataaaattttttatcccctTGTTTTACGTGAACGAATATTTCCTGTGTAAAGTTTTCCCTGTTCGAGGATTTCATGCATATAAATCCAAGGTATCTCACTATGCTTCTTCGAGAGAAACCGAGAGAGAAACACGAGttacggaaagaaaaatgaaaaactcttGAAGTAGAAACAGAACAGAACAGTGATGAGAACAAGAACAGTTTAAACTTTCCGTTCCTTTGATTACCGTGTAAACCCCTCTCACCCCGGCCAAAGATCCCTGAATAACTGCATATTTCATGgcatattattacatataatatCCACGAAACAGTAGATAtcggaataaattattcaggTAGAAATTTATGGCTCTTCCTAAGAAAGATGTGCATAAATTCGAATTACGTAAGGAGAAAATTATACGGCGCTTCATTATTCTGCTGATGAACCAATAATTTGCGTAACTGTAATGACTGTATATTTAGCTTGCTTTATGTGATCatgttattaattaattatagttatatacacgtatatagttCTATTTCAAGTAGGTCCGCACGTAAATGAGATATACATAGTCGATTACGTATTTACTTACGTCCGATCATCCTATATCAAATTATAAAACATGCAGCGTATCGGACGTTTGCAtagtgaaaatataatacgcAAAAACCACAAGTGCTTGTAGAAATTCCTACCAACTAGACTCTCATTTGAAACGCTTTtaactgaaaataaatcgcaCGATCGTTACAAACATTCTGTGGTAATAtacgaattttatttacacagAAACAAGCGGCCGGAAACAAGTGGAAATTTTCTCATGATCAACCGATGGAAGTAAtgtgtttttatttatactgTAATGATGTACAAAAAAAGTGACGAGACTTAATATACTAAACACAGAATAAATTATGGTGAACAACAAAACGAGTCTTAGGAAAAATAGATAAGAGAAAAGTTCACCTTGGTATCGAAGTTTTAGCGCGATTCTCGGGTATTATTTCTCGAAAGGGTTGGAGCGTTGAAAGAGAGCCGAACCACCTGAAGCTCTGACGGTCCGGGAAGCAGTGGTGGTTGGCAGGGCTCGGTTAGGGAGGCAGGGACCGGCAGAGTCGGTCGATCAGCCACCCCCGCATATCCACCTCCCTCCACATGACGCCTCGCGACGCCCACGACGCGCGACGCCCTGCAAGCTCCTTACGGACCCCGTGACGCCCACGCGTTCGTACAAGGGATGAACGGGGCGCTCCTACATCTTGAGACGTCGACCAAAGTTTCTCCGGACTTTACAATACGATaactaaaatttatttcatcgctAAAGATCCAACTGAATGGCTCGCATGCGAAAAtcaagaagaaatgaaattcctTGAAATAGAAATCGGTGATTAAGGTAGCGAGGTATCAGATGCTGTTCAGATCAGATCAGTTTCTGAATGCTTCAAGGATCTCTGCTCTGAACCGACGAAGCATGATCGTAATCTATTGTTCAGATTTTTATGTATGTACCGTTCGCTCTTCAGACAGTTATACGTTGCAACGTAATCTCGACGCCGGAAATGAttctttagaaaaaaatcctgATGCTGAAGAAAAGAATCGGAGCTGCAGGACAATGATGAATTCAGACTGATCCTCTTGACCCAGTTTTCCTGATTTATGCTAGATAGA contains these protein-coding regions:
- the LOC105692643 gene encoding prohormone-2-like, producing MVSAWFGIIAVCLSAMMVDALSTTLMQDVQRADQVLRPKAKRAQELLMFGNQQNRQAENIKPGLFSPTAEKRTIGSSGLEELKSAFPSATEKFSRTKPVAIGGGAALHDSYDDTHLPASYYKGYQYGKILDNQLDDNARNWLELDNMKTWDVPPYPRYYSVGDDRRKRSDGSSQQVSSTCAPDTASAVPLSTVAPVQATQMPQQPVAQVKRSLPLYQEPRYKRDLGPQDVLALLSLWEAERREGNWPGYNADDYDNSDDDNSIVDVDDEDPRNGAAWLEGPAYTPRHFSVGDDTLGSSDIGIPRSRPTNYYDRYGNQFGQQYGGALYGAPQYAAGYSRNDYAPEKRFMVSKKRSQAYRPYNDGRNTMVNLAELLRTIPQNYGNYPNERADSSYYHRLNL